In the genome of Bradysia coprophila strain Holo2 unplaced genomic scaffold, BU_Bcop_v1 contig_232, whole genome shotgun sequence, one region contains:
- the LOC119076659 gene encoding insulin-like receptor isoform X3: protein MIDIVKRVTPSKDPPITSTDEQTISNKKPRNERSSHARRKDKSIPKPNLTEMTTNKRTQCSNKDKQANCLHSENYWSDECMDGLSCSFKSNHKSTDKSSFDSDTFYRSTYRTSKHQQENRISQSSNNQKSALAQCKSNNTISSYSNKCTNRNESNLTVKNVQNCQELNKRWKRWSISTILSQSSLMLLCVLMLMLGASVVDAVTKDGICQSRDIRNNPSELNSLKNCRVIEGFLMISLIDRYNETDYDNITFPNLVEITDYLLLYRVQGLKTLMHLFPNLRVIRGNNLVGNYALIIYEMLQLQEIGLKGLTTISRGSVRIEKNPFLCFVDTIDWTYIANGTTMEEHFFNANRKPNECNVCPSGKRTDADGNVKNGGEIECPSAKHDHKKRFCWNRQTCQKICPDSCGGGACDDNLNCCDKSCLGSCNSDGTNCTLCKNLSVGRMTALQCVDKCPNGLYQYEDRRCITDVDCWNVTTPFTTEQENSNNKNPFIPFAGMCTINCPEQHSAIDLDDNSGRRSCKPCDGVCKKECHGSVIENIAEAQNYRGCIIITGTLILQIRQGGKNVVRELELALSNVEEIEGSLKITRSFALVSLSFFRRLKVIQGKRLADSYALAVMDNQNLQNLFDHPVTIARGRIFFHFNPKLCYNVIEGLKNDTIELRHVSRFAVEDVAPNSNGDKVACNLATLSAKPVTMMAFGAVIEVRTKQYEDSRVLLGYVLYYKQAPYRNVTLFDNRDACGGDGWRVEDTSQFDRKASHVQIVITNLKPYTQYAYYVKTYTISSEPSGGQTDILYFTTLPWQPEAVQKLKIIPNGSRSFIVNWEPPKVANGELTNYIVRATLVNDDPFILSQRNYCDEPLKIDEEKIYVKPVEQPKPEKEKVPNPALPTLPNECVCPEEDEYEPPPLQSLDKSDELEQIIDFENQIQNIVYVKRKLVITGEEPKIRRRRTTDAARKYSNQTIPMPPDGVEEVFPTRTDDKEKPDNEPIVSKMVDDYYVEFYNNETAANIHTFTLNNLKHYTMYRISVQACRNFNDSYFSIDSHCSNIVMGSFRTGKLEHADDIPYLEIKKSQNSNNSSSSSRLYWPEPKSPNGLILSYTVTYKRVDLDNVKATEYCVTHKMYKDQHGEIPFLKLSNGNYSVSVKATSLAGDGRSTPAKTVIIDESKISSSTIAFIVIGVILIVVVIVYGFWLYFRRRFGSPVSDLKLIASVNPEYVGMQYQVDEWEVPRDNVIQLRELGQGSFGMVYEGVVKNKDGESVPCAIKTVNENATDRERINFLKEAGVMKAFDTHHVVRLLGVVSITQPTLVVMELMKYGDLKGYLRSHRADADVGVTPIAQPPTLKRVLQMALEIADGMAYLAAKKFVHRDLAARNCMVAYDLTVKIGDFGMTRDIYETDYYRKGTKGLLPVRWMAPESLKDGVFTSSSDVFSYGIVLWEIATGASQPYQGLSNDQVLRYVIDGGVMERPENCPEKLYKLMCRTWQHRPSSRPTFLQIVTMLLDDADQSFRGVSFYFTHEGQELLLQPQNRPLAKSADSPAAS from the exons atgattgacATAGTAAAGCGAGTGACGCCGTCAAAAGACCCACCCATCACATCAACGGATGAACAAactatttcgaataaaaaaccaagaaatGAGCGCTCATCACACGCACGACGCAAAGACAAATCTATTCCAAAACCAAATTTAACGGAAATGACAACCAACAAACGAACGCAATGTTCGAACAAAGATAAACAAGCGAACTGTTTACATTCGGAAAATTATTGGTCCGACGAATGTATGGACGGATTGAGCTGTAGTTTTAAATCAAATCACAAATCAACAGATAAATCGTCGTTCGACTCGGACACATTTTATCGATCGACTTATCGGACATCAAAGCATCAACAAGAAAATCGAATATCACAAAgttcaaacaatcaaaaaagtGCTTTAGCGCAATGTAAATCCAATAATACCATTTCAAGTTATAGTAATAAGTGTACAAATAGAAACGAAAGTAATTTAActgtaaaaaatgttcaaaattgccaagaattaaataaacgatggaaacgATGGTCGATATCAACAATTTTGTCGCAGTCATCGCTTATGCTACTGTGTGTGTTGATGCTGATGCTTGGAGCGAGTGTTGTGGACGCAGTAACCAAAGATGGAA TTTGCCAAAGTAGAGATATACGGAATAATCCGTCTGAACTGAATAGTCTAAAGAATTGCCGAGTCATTGAAGGATTTCTGATGATATCACTGATTGATCGCTACAACGAAACGGACTACGATAACATTACATTTCCAAACTTAGTTGAAATAACCGACTATCTGTTGCTGTATCGAGTCCAAGGCCTAAAAACATTGATGCATTTATTCCCCAATTTACGGGTCATACGCGGAAACAATCTGGTCGGCAACTATGCGCtgataatttatgaaatgCTTCAGTTGCAG GAAATCGGACTGAAGGGTTTGACAACTATCTCTCGCGGTTCCGTACGGATCGAGAAGAATCCATTTCTCTGTTTCGTCGACACAATAGATTGGACTTACATTGCGAACGGAACGACAATGGAGGAGCACTTCTTCAATGCCAACAGAAAGCCGAACGAATGTAATGTGTGTCCGTCTGGGAAAAGGACTGATGCCGATGGGAATGTTAAAAATGGCGGCGAGATCGAATGTCCATCAGCGAAACACGATCAtaagaaaagattttgttggaaTCGTCAAACTTGTCAGAAAA TTTGTCCAGATTCGTGTGGTGGAGGTGCCTGTGACGATAACCTGAATTGTTGTGACAAATCATGTCTGGGATCTTGTAACTCGGATGGAACGAACTGCACTTTGTGTAAAAATCTATCGGTTGGCCGTATGACCGCTCTTCAGTGTGTGGACAAGTGTCCCAATGGCTTGTACCAGTATGAGGATCGCAGGTGCATAACAGATGTGGATTGTTGGAATGTTACGACCCCATTTACGACGGAACAGGAAaatagcaacaacaaaaatcccTTCATTCCGTTCGCGGGCATGTGTACCATCAATTGTCCGGAGCAACATTCAGCAATCGATCTTGACGATAATAGTGGAAGACGCTCCTGCAAGCCCTGTGACGGGGTGTGCAAAAAAGAGTGTCACGGAAGCGTCATAGAGAATATCGCAGAAGCTCAAAACTATCGGGGATGTATTATAATAACGGGAACGCTAATTTTACAGATTCGTCAGGGAGGCA AAAATGTGGTCAGAGAATTGGAACTGGCTCTGTCCAACGTCGAAGAAATCGAAGGCTCATTAAAAATTACGCGATCGTTTGCGCTGGTTTCGTTGAGCTTTTTCAGAAGATTGAAAGTTATTCAAGGGAAAAGACTAGCAGACAGTTATGCGTTGGCCGTGATGGATAATCAGAACCTTCAAAACCTCTTCGATCATCCCGTTACAATCGCAAGGGGCCGAATATTCTTCCATTTCAATCCAAAGTTGTGTTACAATGTCATTGAAGGACTGAAAAACGATACGATCGAATTGAGACATGTTTCAAGATTCGCTGTTGAGGATGTAGCACCCAACTCAAATGGAGATAAAGTTGCAT GCAATCTGGCCACTCTGTCCGCCAAGCCGGTAACTATGATGGCATTTGGTGCGGTTATAGAAGTGAGAACGAAGCAGTATGAAGACAGTCGCGTCTTACTGGGCTATGTTTTGTATTACAAACAAGCACCCTACCGAAATGTGACGCTGTTCGATAATCGAGACGCTTGTGGCGGTGACGGCTGGCGTGTCGAAGATACGTCACAATTCGATCGAAAGGCCAGTCATGTGCAAATCGTTATAACCAATCTTAAGCCTTACACACAGTATGCGTACTACGTCAAAACGTATACCATATCGTCGGAGCCGAGTGGCGGCCAAACGGACATTCTGTATTTTACAACATTACCGTGGCAACCGGAAGCTGTCCAGAAGCTGAAAATCATTCCAAATGGTAGTCGGTCATTT ATCGTCAATTGGGAGCCACCGAAGGTGGCAAATGGTGAACTAACCAATTACATTGTCAGAGCTACTTTAGTCAATGACGATCCGTTCATTTTAAGCCAACGAAACTATTGTGATGAAC CTCTAAAAATtgacgaagaaaaaatatatgtgaaacCGGTGGAACAACCGAAACCGGAGAAGGAGAAGGTACCTAATCCCGCACTACCCACACTACCAAACGAGTGCGTTTGTCCCGAAGAAGATGAGTATGAGCCACCACCACTCCAATCACTAGACAAAAGTGACGAATTGGAACAAATTATCGATTTCGAAAATCAAATCCAAAATATCGTCTACGTCAA GCGAAAACTGGTGATAACTGGTGAAGAACCGAAAATTCGCCGTCGTCGAACCACCGACGCAGCCAGAAAATATTCCAATCAAACAATACCCATGCCACCGGATGGAGTAGAAGAGGTTTTCCCCACCCGTACAGACGATAAAGAAAAGCCAGACAACGAACCTATTGTATCGAAAATGGTGGACGATTATTATGTGGAATTTTACAACAATGAAACGGCTGCGAACATTCACACATTCACGCTGAATAATTTGAAACATTACACAATGTACCGGATTTCGGTGCAGGCGTGCCGTAACTTCAACGATTCATATTTTAGCATCGATTCGCACTGCAGCAACATTGTTATGGGAAGTTTTCGTACGGGAAAGCTCG AGCATGCAGACGATATCCCATATTTGGAAATCAAGAAATCGCAAAATTCGAACAATAGCTCGTCGTCGTCGAGACTCTACTGGCCGGAACCGAAAAGCCCCAACGGACTCATTCTGTCGTACACCGTCACCTACAAGCGCGTCGATCTGGACAACGTTAAGGCTACCGAATATTGTGTTACGCATAAAATGTATAAGGAccagcacggagaaattccaTTCCTTAAGCTGTCGAATGGAAACTATTCCGTTTCGGTGAAGGCAACGTCACTGGCAGGCGACGGTCGTTCTACGCCGGCGAAGACCGTTATTATCGAT GAATCCAAAATTAGCTCATCAACCATTGCATTCATCGTAATCGGTGTGATCCTGATAGTCGTTGTAATCGTTTACGGTTTTTGGTTATATTTCCGGCGGAGATTCGGCTCCCCTGTCTCAG ATTTGAAACTCATCGCGTCGGTCAATCCAGAGTATGTCGGTATGCAATATCAAGTGGACGAATGGGAGGTACCCCGAGATAATGTCATACAGTTGCGTGAATTGGGCCAGGGATCATTCGGAATG GTGTACGAAGGAGTAGTGAAGAATAAGGATGGCGAAAGTGTGCCTTGCGCAATTAAAACAGTCAACGAAAATGCCACGGACCGAGAACGGATTAATTTCCTCAAAGAAGCAGGCGTTATGAAAGCATTCGATACACATCACGTTGTCCGCTTGCTCGGCGTTGTGTCGATCACGCAACCGACATTGGTGGTAATGGAACTAATGAAATACGGCGATTTGAAAGGCTATCTACGATCACACCGTGCCGATGCCGATGTTGGAGTGACGCCGATCGCTCAACCACCAACTCTAAAGCGAGTTCTGCAAATGGCACTGGAAATCGCCGACGGTATGGCTTATTTGGCCGCTAAGAAATTCGTGCATCGTGACTTGGCTGCTCGGAATTGTATGGTGGCCTATGATTTGACGGTTAAAATTGGCGATTTCGGTATGACGCGCGACATCTACGAAACGGACTATTATCGCAAAGGAACGAAAGGTCTATTACCGGTTCGATGGATGGCACCGGAGAGTTTAAAGGACGGAGTTTTTACGTCCAGCAGCGATGTGTTCAGTTACGGAATTGTTTTGTGGGAAATAGCTACTGGTGCCTCACAGCCTTATCAG GGTCTTTCAAACGATCAAGTCTTAAGATACGTTATCGATGGTGGCGTTATGGAGCGACCAGAAAACTGTCCGGAGAAACTTTACAAATTGATGTGTCGAACGTGGCAACATCGGCCCTCGTCTCGACCGACATTTTTACAAATCGTCACGATGTTGCTCGATGACGCCGACCAGTCGTTCAGGggtgtttcattttattttacacacGAAGGACAAGAATTACTTCTACAACCGCAAA ATCGTCCCTTGGCCAAGTCCGCCGATTCACCAGCAGCATCCTAG
- the LOC119076659 gene encoding insulin-like receptor isoform X2, with translation MIDIVKRVTPSKDPPITSTDEQTISNKKPRNERSSHARRKDKSIPKPNLTEMTTNKRTQCSNKDKQANCLHSENYWSDECMDGLSCSFKSNHKSTDKSSFDSDTFYRSTYRTSKHQQENRISQSSNNQKSALAQCKSNNTISSYSNKCTNRNESNLTVKNVQNCQELNKRWKRWSISTILSQSSLMLLCVLMLMLGASVVDAVTKDGICQSRDIRNNPSELNSLKNCRVIEGFLMISLIDRYNETDYDNITFPNLVEITDYLLLYRVQGLKTLMHLFPNLRVIRGNNLVGNYALIIYEMLQLQEIGLKGLTTISRGSVRIEKNPFLCFVDTIDWTYIANGTTMEEHFFNANRKPNECNVCPSGKRTDADGNVKNGGEIECPSAKHDHKKRFCWNRQTCQKICPDSCGGGACDDNLNCCDKSCLGSCNSDGTNCTLCKNLSVGRMTALQCVDKCPNGLYQYEDRRCITDVDCWNVTTPFTTEQENSNNKNPFIPFAGMCTINCPEQHSAIDLDDNSGRRSCKPCDGVCKKECHGSVIENIAEAQNYRGCIIITGTLILQIRQGGKNVVRELELALSNVEEIEGSLKITRSFALVSLSFFRRLKVIQGKRLADSYALAVMDNQNLQNLFDHPVTIARGRIFFHFNPKLCYNVIEGLKNDTIELRHVSRFAVEDVAPNSNGDKVACNLATLSAKPVTMMAFGAVIEVRTKQYEDSRVLLGYVLYYKQAPYRNVTLFDNRDACGGDGWRVEDTSQFDRKASHVQIVITNLKPYTQYAYYVKTYTISSEPSGGQTDILYFTTLPWQPEAVQKLKIIPNGSRSFIVNWEPPKVANGELTNYIVRATLVNDDPFILSQRNYCDEPLKIDEEKIYVKPVEQPKPEKEKVPNPALPTLPNECVCPEEDEYEPPPLQSLDKSDELEQIIDFENQIQNIVYVKRKLVITGEEPKIRRRRTTDAARKYSNQTIPMPPDGVEEVFPTRTDDKEKPDNEPIVSKMVDDYYVEFYNNETAANIHTFTLNNLKHYTMYRISVQACRNFNDSYFSIDSHCSNIVMGSFRTGKLEHADDIPYLEIKKSQNSNNSSSSSRLYWPEPKSPNGLILSYTVTYKRVDLDNVKATEYCVTHKMYKDQHGEIPFLKLSNGNYSVSVKATSLAGDGRSTPAKTVIIDESKISSSTIAFIVIGVILIVVVIVYGFWLYFRRRFGSPVSDLKLIASVNPEYVGMQYQVDEWEVPRDNVIQLRELGQGSFGMVYEGVVKNKDGESVPCAIKTVNENATDRERINFLKEAGVMKAFDTHHVVRLLGVVSITQPTLVVMELMKYGDLKGYLRSHRADADVGVTPIAQPPTLKRVLQMALEIADGMAYLAAKKFVHRDLAARNCMVAYDLTVKIGDFGMTRDIYETDYYRKGTKGLLPVRWMAPESLKDGVFTSSSDVFSYGIVLWEIATGASQPYQGLSNDQVLRYVIDGGVMERPENCPEKLYKLMCRTWQHRPSSRPTFLQIVTMLLDDADQSFRGVSFYFTHEGQELLLQPQNRGLVIDVTTPLKAEEDDFSLDDLPDAFLMSDVHTSKTDGGASHSPLR, from the exons atgattgacATAGTAAAGCGAGTGACGCCGTCAAAAGACCCACCCATCACATCAACGGATGAACAAactatttcgaataaaaaaccaagaaatGAGCGCTCATCACACGCACGACGCAAAGACAAATCTATTCCAAAACCAAATTTAACGGAAATGACAACCAACAAACGAACGCAATGTTCGAACAAAGATAAACAAGCGAACTGTTTACATTCGGAAAATTATTGGTCCGACGAATGTATGGACGGATTGAGCTGTAGTTTTAAATCAAATCACAAATCAACAGATAAATCGTCGTTCGACTCGGACACATTTTATCGATCGACTTATCGGACATCAAAGCATCAACAAGAAAATCGAATATCACAAAgttcaaacaatcaaaaaagtGCTTTAGCGCAATGTAAATCCAATAATACCATTTCAAGTTATAGTAATAAGTGTACAAATAGAAACGAAAGTAATTTAActgtaaaaaatgttcaaaattgccaagaattaaataaacgatggaaacgATGGTCGATATCAACAATTTTGTCGCAGTCATCGCTTATGCTACTGTGTGTGTTGATGCTGATGCTTGGAGCGAGTGTTGTGGACGCAGTAACCAAAGATGGAA TTTGCCAAAGTAGAGATATACGGAATAATCCGTCTGAACTGAATAGTCTAAAGAATTGCCGAGTCATTGAAGGATTTCTGATGATATCACTGATTGATCGCTACAACGAAACGGACTACGATAACATTACATTTCCAAACTTAGTTGAAATAACCGACTATCTGTTGCTGTATCGAGTCCAAGGCCTAAAAACATTGATGCATTTATTCCCCAATTTACGGGTCATACGCGGAAACAATCTGGTCGGCAACTATGCGCtgataatttatgaaatgCTTCAGTTGCAG GAAATCGGACTGAAGGGTTTGACAACTATCTCTCGCGGTTCCGTACGGATCGAGAAGAATCCATTTCTCTGTTTCGTCGACACAATAGATTGGACTTACATTGCGAACGGAACGACAATGGAGGAGCACTTCTTCAATGCCAACAGAAAGCCGAACGAATGTAATGTGTGTCCGTCTGGGAAAAGGACTGATGCCGATGGGAATGTTAAAAATGGCGGCGAGATCGAATGTCCATCAGCGAAACACGATCAtaagaaaagattttgttggaaTCGTCAAACTTGTCAGAAAA TTTGTCCAGATTCGTGTGGTGGAGGTGCCTGTGACGATAACCTGAATTGTTGTGACAAATCATGTCTGGGATCTTGTAACTCGGATGGAACGAACTGCACTTTGTGTAAAAATCTATCGGTTGGCCGTATGACCGCTCTTCAGTGTGTGGACAAGTGTCCCAATGGCTTGTACCAGTATGAGGATCGCAGGTGCATAACAGATGTGGATTGTTGGAATGTTACGACCCCATTTACGACGGAACAGGAAaatagcaacaacaaaaatcccTTCATTCCGTTCGCGGGCATGTGTACCATCAATTGTCCGGAGCAACATTCAGCAATCGATCTTGACGATAATAGTGGAAGACGCTCCTGCAAGCCCTGTGACGGGGTGTGCAAAAAAGAGTGTCACGGAAGCGTCATAGAGAATATCGCAGAAGCTCAAAACTATCGGGGATGTATTATAATAACGGGAACGCTAATTTTACAGATTCGTCAGGGAGGCA AAAATGTGGTCAGAGAATTGGAACTGGCTCTGTCCAACGTCGAAGAAATCGAAGGCTCATTAAAAATTACGCGATCGTTTGCGCTGGTTTCGTTGAGCTTTTTCAGAAGATTGAAAGTTATTCAAGGGAAAAGACTAGCAGACAGTTATGCGTTGGCCGTGATGGATAATCAGAACCTTCAAAACCTCTTCGATCATCCCGTTACAATCGCAAGGGGCCGAATATTCTTCCATTTCAATCCAAAGTTGTGTTACAATGTCATTGAAGGACTGAAAAACGATACGATCGAATTGAGACATGTTTCAAGATTCGCTGTTGAGGATGTAGCACCCAACTCAAATGGAGATAAAGTTGCAT GCAATCTGGCCACTCTGTCCGCCAAGCCGGTAACTATGATGGCATTTGGTGCGGTTATAGAAGTGAGAACGAAGCAGTATGAAGACAGTCGCGTCTTACTGGGCTATGTTTTGTATTACAAACAAGCACCCTACCGAAATGTGACGCTGTTCGATAATCGAGACGCTTGTGGCGGTGACGGCTGGCGTGTCGAAGATACGTCACAATTCGATCGAAAGGCCAGTCATGTGCAAATCGTTATAACCAATCTTAAGCCTTACACACAGTATGCGTACTACGTCAAAACGTATACCATATCGTCGGAGCCGAGTGGCGGCCAAACGGACATTCTGTATTTTACAACATTACCGTGGCAACCGGAAGCTGTCCAGAAGCTGAAAATCATTCCAAATGGTAGTCGGTCATTT ATCGTCAATTGGGAGCCACCGAAGGTGGCAAATGGTGAACTAACCAATTACATTGTCAGAGCTACTTTAGTCAATGACGATCCGTTCATTTTAAGCCAACGAAACTATTGTGATGAAC CTCTAAAAATtgacgaagaaaaaatatatgtgaaacCGGTGGAACAACCGAAACCGGAGAAGGAGAAGGTACCTAATCCCGCACTACCCACACTACCAAACGAGTGCGTTTGTCCCGAAGAAGATGAGTATGAGCCACCACCACTCCAATCACTAGACAAAAGTGACGAATTGGAACAAATTATCGATTTCGAAAATCAAATCCAAAATATCGTCTACGTCAA GCGAAAACTGGTGATAACTGGTGAAGAACCGAAAATTCGCCGTCGTCGAACCACCGACGCAGCCAGAAAATATTCCAATCAAACAATACCCATGCCACCGGATGGAGTAGAAGAGGTTTTCCCCACCCGTACAGACGATAAAGAAAAGCCAGACAACGAACCTATTGTATCGAAAATGGTGGACGATTATTATGTGGAATTTTACAACAATGAAACGGCTGCGAACATTCACACATTCACGCTGAATAATTTGAAACATTACACAATGTACCGGATTTCGGTGCAGGCGTGCCGTAACTTCAACGATTCATATTTTAGCATCGATTCGCACTGCAGCAACATTGTTATGGGAAGTTTTCGTACGGGAAAGCTCG AGCATGCAGACGATATCCCATATTTGGAAATCAAGAAATCGCAAAATTCGAACAATAGCTCGTCGTCGTCGAGACTCTACTGGCCGGAACCGAAAAGCCCCAACGGACTCATTCTGTCGTACACCGTCACCTACAAGCGCGTCGATCTGGACAACGTTAAGGCTACCGAATATTGTGTTACGCATAAAATGTATAAGGAccagcacggagaaattccaTTCCTTAAGCTGTCGAATGGAAACTATTCCGTTTCGGTGAAGGCAACGTCACTGGCAGGCGACGGTCGTTCTACGCCGGCGAAGACCGTTATTATCGAT GAATCCAAAATTAGCTCATCAACCATTGCATTCATCGTAATCGGTGTGATCCTGATAGTCGTTGTAATCGTTTACGGTTTTTGGTTATATTTCCGGCGGAGATTCGGCTCCCCTGTCTCAG ATTTGAAACTCATCGCGTCGGTCAATCCAGAGTATGTCGGTATGCAATATCAAGTGGACGAATGGGAGGTACCCCGAGATAATGTCATACAGTTGCGTGAATTGGGCCAGGGATCATTCGGAATG GTGTACGAAGGAGTAGTGAAGAATAAGGATGGCGAAAGTGTGCCTTGCGCAATTAAAACAGTCAACGAAAATGCCACGGACCGAGAACGGATTAATTTCCTCAAAGAAGCAGGCGTTATGAAAGCATTCGATACACATCACGTTGTCCGCTTGCTCGGCGTTGTGTCGATCACGCAACCGACATTGGTGGTAATGGAACTAATGAAATACGGCGATTTGAAAGGCTATCTACGATCACACCGTGCCGATGCCGATGTTGGAGTGACGCCGATCGCTCAACCACCAACTCTAAAGCGAGTTCTGCAAATGGCACTGGAAATCGCCGACGGTATGGCTTATTTGGCCGCTAAGAAATTCGTGCATCGTGACTTGGCTGCTCGGAATTGTATGGTGGCCTATGATTTGACGGTTAAAATTGGCGATTTCGGTATGACGCGCGACATCTACGAAACGGACTATTATCGCAAAGGAACGAAAGGTCTATTACCGGTTCGATGGATGGCACCGGAGAGTTTAAAGGACGGAGTTTTTACGTCCAGCAGCGATGTGTTCAGTTACGGAATTGTTTTGTGGGAAATAGCTACTGGTGCCTCACAGCCTTATCAG GGTCTTTCAAACGATCAAGTCTTAAGATACGTTATCGATGGTGGCGTTATGGAGCGACCAGAAAACTGTCCGGAGAAACTTTACAAATTGATGTGTCGAACGTGGCAACATCGGCCCTCGTCTCGACCGACATTTTTACAAATCGTCACGATGTTGCTCGATGACGCCGACCAGTCGTTCAGGggtgtttcattttattttacacacGAAGGACAAGAATTACTTCTACAACCGCAAA ATCGAGGATTGGTGATTGATGTGACCACACCACTGAAAGCTGAAGAAGATGATTTCAGTTTGGATGACTTACCGGATGCATTTTTAATGTCCGACGTGCATACAAGCAAAACCGATGGTGGTGCGTCACACTCGCCGTTAAGGTGA